A genomic window from Solanum stenotomum isolate F172 chromosome 10, ASM1918654v1, whole genome shotgun sequence includes:
- the LOC125842140 gene encoding uncharacterized protein LOC125842140 isoform X1 gives MMGTYSETEEDSFFDIRAETGSLSDLGSDGSDACTRNEISERALGYEFWTQDPESVDERRRRFLKWMGLNSNCNRSDCSDERKTSTDRIRDDNETVLASSDAEGNFFSGRSSQSFESNEALELEEDAVEDPMYWKIRNLDNGSEFVADELGKDGMLSRLREVGTNKIFTIEEFTRTLGSSALVQQLLHRDMKGFSMVNTKTKVRSLLQKLTVGTLHKVRTKPEADTRRVRVQTSKKESKELSSLYTGQEFLAHEGSIITMKFSPCGQYLASAGKDGTVRIWRVIEDEMSKNFNVQDIDPSCLYFSLNHFSKLASLNDNREKINGMKMMRKSSESACVVLPPKLFRIMEKPIHEFRGHTGEVLALSWSKNGYLLSSSVDKTARLWQVGHDKCLGVYSHNNYVTCVEFNPMDDNYFISGSIDGKVRLWEVHGCRVIDWTDVKEIVTAVCYSPDGKGGVVGYMDGNCCFYDVVGNRLQMGLQVCLQGKKKLTNKRVTGFQYCPNDSSKVMVTSADSQVRILCGSNIICKFKGVLVAYPLPPRPPPSSDKTFLSRFSDSVVSAACPGTKNLDSQCPASFTSDGKHILAVTEDSNVYIWNYSHEDGVTSQPKKVRSSESFFSQNASVAIPWSGFKTNPVTTLPGNVLANGDVNENSCSKTSSLQDCFSLGRASFLDSLLKSSATWPEEKLPDSSPPATVSPSICKSEYKILKSAWQSALSSSHLWGLVVVTAGLDGCIRTFLNHGLPIRF, from the exons ATGATGGGAACTTACAGTGAGACTGAAGAAGATAGTTTCTTTGATATACGTGCTGAGACTGGTTCTCTCTCTGATTTGGGTTCGGATGGTTCTGATGCTTGTACTCGTAATGAGATTTCCGAACGTGCTTTGGGATATGAATTTTGGACTCAGGATCCTGAAAGTGTTGATGAACGCCGCCGTAGATTCTTGAAATGGATGGGTTTGAACTCGAATTGCAACAGATCTGATTGCTCTGATGAAAGAAAGACAAGTACTGATAGAATTAGGGATGACAATGAGACTGTGCTGGCAAGTTCAGATGCTGAAGGCAATTTTTTCTCTGGTAGATCTTCCCAATCTTTCGAGTCAAATGAAGCCCTAGAATTGGAGGAGGATGCTGTAGAGGATCCAATGTATTGGAAAATTAGGAATCTGGACAATGGATCAGAGTTTGTTGCAGATGAATTAGGCAAGGATGGCATGCTTAGCCGACTACGTGAAGTAGGTACAAACAAGATATTCACTATTGAAGAGTTTACAAGAACTCTTGGCTCATCGGCTTTGGTTCAACAGTTGCTCCATAGAGATATGAAGGGATTTAGTATGGTTAATACAAAAACGAAAGTgagaagtttgcttcaaaaacTTACTGTTGGCACCCTACACAAAGTGAGGACAAAGCCAGAGGCTGATACTCGAAGAGTTCGGGTCCAAACAAGTAAGAAGGAGTCAAAAGAACTGTCCTCACTTTACACAGGCCAAGAATTCCTGGCACATGAAGGCTCCATCATAACAATGAAGTTCAGTCCTTGTGGCCAATATTTGGCAAGTGCTGGCAAAGATGGCACTGTGCGCATTTGGAGAGTGATTGAGGACGAGATGTCTAAAAACTTCAATGTTCAGGATATTGACCCCTCTTGTTTATACTTCTCACTGAATCATTTTTCCAAATTAGCTTCTCTCAATGACAACAGAGAGAAAATCAATGGGATGAAAATGATGAGAAAATCATCAGAATCAGCTTGTGTTGTGCTCCCGCCAAAGTTATTCCGGATAATGGAGAAACCAATCCATGAGTTCCGTGGGCATACCGGTGAAGTATTAGCCCTCTCATGGTCCAAAAATGGG TATCTGCTGTCATCTTCTGTTGATAAAACAGCTCGTCTCTGGCAAGTTGGACATGATAAATGCCTTGGTGTTTATTCGCATAATAATTATG TCACTTGTGTAGAGTTCAATCCCATGGatgataattatttcattagTGGCTCAATAGATGGGAAAGTACGTCTCTGGGAGGTGCATGGTTGTCGAGTGATTGATTGGACTGATGTAAAGGAAATAGTGACCGCTGTTTGTTATAGTCCTGATGGAAAG GGAGGTGTTGTGGGATATATGGATGGCAATTGCTGTTTTTATGATGTTGTTG GTAATCGTTTGCAGATGGGCCTTCAGGTATGCCTGCAAGGAAAGAAGAAGCTTACTAACAAGAGAGTAACTGGATTTCAG TACTGCCCGAATGACTCAAGCAAAGTCATGGTTACTTCTGCTGATTCCCAAGTTAGAATACTCTGTGGATCCAACATCATCTGCAAATTCAAAGGTGTGTTGGTTGCGTACCCTCTACCTCCCCGTCCCCCACCAAGTTCTGACAAGACGTTTTTGAGTAGATTTTCTGACTCTGTTGTCTCTGCTGCATGTCCAGGAACTAAAAATTTGGATAGCCAATGTCCTGCATCATTCACATCGGATGGGAAACACATTCTCGCAGTCACTGAGGATTCAAATGTTTATATCTGGAACTATAGTCATGAGGACGGGGTGACTAGCCAACCAAAGAAAGTCCGTTCATCTGAGAGTTTCTTTTCCCAAAATGCATCAGTTGCCATACCTTGGTCTGGCTTTAAAACCAACCCAGTGACAACACTACCAGGAAATGTTTTAGCAAACGGTGATGTCAACGAGAACTCATGCTCAAAGACTTCATCTTTACAAGATTGCTTCTCCTTGGGACGTGCGTCTTTCTTAGATTCTCTACTAAAGAGCTCTGCAACGTGGCCGGAGGAGAAACTACCCGACTCAAGTCCTCCTGCAACTGTCTCCCCTTCTATATGTAAATCCGAATACAAGATCTTGAAGAGTGCATGGCAAAGTGCATTGAGTTCAAGTCATTTGTGGGGTCTCGTGGTTGTCACCGCAGGATTGGATGGATGCATTAGAACATTCCTCAACCACGGATTGCCAATTCGTTTCTGA
- the LOC125842140 gene encoding uncharacterized protein LOC125842140 isoform X2 produces MMGTYSETEEDSFFDIRAETGSLSDLGSDGSDACTRNEISERALGYEFWTQDPESVDERRRRFLKWMGLNSNCNRSDCSDERKTSTDRIRDDNETVLASSDAEGNFFSGRSSQSFESNEALELEEDAVEDPMYWKIRNLDNGSEFVADELGKDGMLSRLREVGTNKIFTIEEFTRTLGSSALVQQLLHRDMKGFSMVNTKTKVRSLLQKLTVGTLHKVRTKPEADTRRVRVQTSKKESKELSSLYTGQEFLAHEGSIITMKFSPCGQYLASAGKDGTVRIWRVIEDEMSKNFNVQDIDPSCLYFSLNHFSKLASLNDNREKINGMKMMRKSSESACVVLPPKLFRIMEKPIHEFRGHTGEVLALSWSKNGYLLSSSVDKTARLWQVGHDKCLGVYSHNNYVTCVEFNPMDDNYFISGSIDGKVRLWEVHGCRVIDWTDVKEIVTAVCYSPDGKGGVVGYMDGNCCFYDVVGNRLQMGLQVCLQGKKKLTNKRVTGFQYCPNDSSKVMVTSADSQVRILCGSNIICKFKGTKNLDSQCPASFTSDGKHILAVTEDSNVYIWNYSHEDGVTSQPKKVRSSESFFSQNASVAIPWSGFKTNPVTTLPGNVLANGDVNENSCSKTSSLQDCFSLGRASFLDSLLKSSATWPEEKLPDSSPPATVSPSICKSEYKILKSAWQSALSSSHLWGLVVVTAGLDGCIRTFLNHGLPIRF; encoded by the exons ATGATGGGAACTTACAGTGAGACTGAAGAAGATAGTTTCTTTGATATACGTGCTGAGACTGGTTCTCTCTCTGATTTGGGTTCGGATGGTTCTGATGCTTGTACTCGTAATGAGATTTCCGAACGTGCTTTGGGATATGAATTTTGGACTCAGGATCCTGAAAGTGTTGATGAACGCCGCCGTAGATTCTTGAAATGGATGGGTTTGAACTCGAATTGCAACAGATCTGATTGCTCTGATGAAAGAAAGACAAGTACTGATAGAATTAGGGATGACAATGAGACTGTGCTGGCAAGTTCAGATGCTGAAGGCAATTTTTTCTCTGGTAGATCTTCCCAATCTTTCGAGTCAAATGAAGCCCTAGAATTGGAGGAGGATGCTGTAGAGGATCCAATGTATTGGAAAATTAGGAATCTGGACAATGGATCAGAGTTTGTTGCAGATGAATTAGGCAAGGATGGCATGCTTAGCCGACTACGTGAAGTAGGTACAAACAAGATATTCACTATTGAAGAGTTTACAAGAACTCTTGGCTCATCGGCTTTGGTTCAACAGTTGCTCCATAGAGATATGAAGGGATTTAGTATGGTTAATACAAAAACGAAAGTgagaagtttgcttcaaaaacTTACTGTTGGCACCCTACACAAAGTGAGGACAAAGCCAGAGGCTGATACTCGAAGAGTTCGGGTCCAAACAAGTAAGAAGGAGTCAAAAGAACTGTCCTCACTTTACACAGGCCAAGAATTCCTGGCACATGAAGGCTCCATCATAACAATGAAGTTCAGTCCTTGTGGCCAATATTTGGCAAGTGCTGGCAAAGATGGCACTGTGCGCATTTGGAGAGTGATTGAGGACGAGATGTCTAAAAACTTCAATGTTCAGGATATTGACCCCTCTTGTTTATACTTCTCACTGAATCATTTTTCCAAATTAGCTTCTCTCAATGACAACAGAGAGAAAATCAATGGGATGAAAATGATGAGAAAATCATCAGAATCAGCTTGTGTTGTGCTCCCGCCAAAGTTATTCCGGATAATGGAGAAACCAATCCATGAGTTCCGTGGGCATACCGGTGAAGTATTAGCCCTCTCATGGTCCAAAAATGGG TATCTGCTGTCATCTTCTGTTGATAAAACAGCTCGTCTCTGGCAAGTTGGACATGATAAATGCCTTGGTGTTTATTCGCATAATAATTATG TCACTTGTGTAGAGTTCAATCCCATGGatgataattatttcattagTGGCTCAATAGATGGGAAAGTACGTCTCTGGGAGGTGCATGGTTGTCGAGTGATTGATTGGACTGATGTAAAGGAAATAGTGACCGCTGTTTGTTATAGTCCTGATGGAAAG GGAGGTGTTGTGGGATATATGGATGGCAATTGCTGTTTTTATGATGTTGTTG GTAATCGTTTGCAGATGGGCCTTCAGGTATGCCTGCAAGGAAAGAAGAAGCTTACTAACAAGAGAGTAACTGGATTTCAG TACTGCCCGAATGACTCAAGCAAAGTCATGGTTACTTCTGCTGATTCCCAAGTTAGAATACTCTGTGGATCCAACATCATCTGCAAATTCAAAG GAACTAAAAATTTGGATAGCCAATGTCCTGCATCATTCACATCGGATGGGAAACACATTCTCGCAGTCACTGAGGATTCAAATGTTTATATCTGGAACTATAGTCATGAGGACGGGGTGACTAGCCAACCAAAGAAAGTCCGTTCATCTGAGAGTTTCTTTTCCCAAAATGCATCAGTTGCCATACCTTGGTCTGGCTTTAAAACCAACCCAGTGACAACACTACCAGGAAATGTTTTAGCAAACGGTGATGTCAACGAGAACTCATGCTCAAAGACTTCATCTTTACAAGATTGCTTCTCCTTGGGACGTGCGTCTTTCTTAGATTCTCTACTAAAGAGCTCTGCAACGTGGCCGGAGGAGAAACTACCCGACTCAAGTCCTCCTGCAACTGTCTCCCCTTCTATATGTAAATCCGAATACAAGATCTTGAAGAGTGCATGGCAAAGTGCATTGAGTTCAAGTCATTTGTGGGGTCTCGTGGTTGTCACCGCAGGATTGGATGGATGCATTAGAACATTCCTCAACCACGGATTGCCAATTCGTTTCTGA